The following are encoded in a window of Nakamurella sp. A5-74 genomic DNA:
- the dnaN gene encoding DNA polymerase III subunit beta, whose product MKFRVAREDLADAVSWVAKSLPARPPMPVLGGVLLEVSDETTPVLTVAGFDYEVSTRATVSVDADTAGRVLVSGRLLNEITRSLPAGKPVDLSVEGNKVTIKGGAARFTLPTMPVDDYPALPQMPEASGSVDAATFAEAVAQTVVAAGRDDALPMTTGVRIEIEGETLTLAATDRFRLGLRTLSWTPTSATPLSTSVLVPARTLSDAAKSLGSSKDVTFALGDGLLGLEAGGRRTTVRLMDLEFVKYRSLLPTESTTTVDVAVSELSDAIKRVSLVTDRGHHLRLQVGDGALTLTAGGDDEGRAEEDLQVEADGAELLIAFNPTYLLDGLGVLRTAKVRLAFTTPSRPALLLPIDEDGEAPAGTASEDIAYRYLVMPARLPG is encoded by the coding sequence ATGAAGTTCCGCGTTGCCCGCGAGGATCTCGCCGACGCCGTGTCGTGGGTGGCCAAGTCGTTGCCGGCACGGCCGCCGATGCCCGTCCTGGGTGGCGTGCTGCTCGAGGTCAGCGACGAGACCACCCCGGTGCTCACGGTCGCCGGATTCGACTACGAGGTCTCGACCCGTGCCACCGTCTCCGTCGATGCCGACACCGCCGGCCGGGTCCTGGTCTCCGGGCGACTGCTCAACGAGATCACCCGATCGCTGCCGGCCGGTAAGCCGGTCGACCTGTCGGTCGAGGGCAACAAGGTCACCATCAAGGGCGGTGCCGCCCGGTTCACCCTGCCGACGATGCCGGTCGATGACTACCCGGCGCTGCCCCAGATGCCCGAGGCCTCCGGAAGTGTCGATGCGGCGACCTTCGCCGAAGCCGTCGCACAGACCGTCGTGGCCGCCGGTCGCGACGACGCACTGCCCATGACCACCGGTGTCCGCATCGAGATCGAGGGCGAGACCCTGACGCTCGCCGCCACCGACCGTTTCCGGCTCGGGTTGCGCACCCTCAGCTGGACGCCGACCAGTGCCACCCCGCTGTCGACGTCGGTGCTGGTGCCGGCCCGCACCCTCTCGGATGCGGCCAAATCGCTCGGCAGCAGCAAGGACGTCACCTTCGCCCTCGGTGACGGACTGCTCGGCCTCGAGGCCGGCGGCCGCCGCACCACCGTGCGACTGATGGACCTCGAGTTCGTGAAGTACCGCTCACTGCTGCCGACCGAGTCGACCACCACCGTCGATGTCGCGGTGAGCGAATTGAGCGATGCGATCAAGCGGGTGTCGCTGGTGACCGATCGTGGCCACCACCTGCGGCTGCAGGTCGGTGACGGAGCCCTGACCCTCACCGCCGGCGGCGACGACGAGGGCCGGGCCGAAGAGGATCTGCAGGTCGAGGCCGACGGCGCCGAACTGCTGATCGCCTTCAACCCGACGTATCTGCTCGACGGACTGGGGGTGCTGCGCACCGCGAAGGTGCGGCTCGCCTTCACCACGCCCAGTCGGCCCGCGTTGCTGCTGCCCATCGATGAGGATGGCGAGGCACCCGCAGGCACCGCGTCCGAGGACATCGCCTACCGCTACCTCGTGATGCCGGCCCGCCTTCCAGGCTGA
- a CDS encoding ABC transporter permease: MTQTLVVTSPRRLPRILRTALVFLVLLAVVGAVFSAVSPYFLTSDNLVTLITSISVTGIVALPATFLIRAGQVDLSVGALAATSGVLLAGFAPDLGNVGAVLVAVIAGLLSGAIIGVLVCVLGINSLAATFAAMALLRGVAYLLPGGLAVTAPNFSTLSATTSVFALSVPVLIFLGLLVAAAGIQALTGLSQTLSPQPSPIGRSGILGLGLQDRPLDPGTDEADQAGSSQQQRAARRHTLSLIGMFIASGAAAALVGMILTSQLGTGLPAAAGGLELTVLTAVVLGGGSLAGGRGSVAGTVLALLVLSTVDNGLALVNISSYAQQVLHGALLVIALVADRVFVVLRARRERRRA; the protein is encoded by the coding sequence ATGACACAGACCCTTGTCGTCACCTCCCCGAGGCGGCTGCCGCGCATTCTCCGCACTGCACTGGTGTTCCTGGTGCTGCTCGCTGTCGTCGGCGCAGTGTTCTCCGCGGTCAGCCCGTACTTCCTCACCTCGGACAACCTGGTCACCTTGATCACCTCGATCTCAGTGACCGGCATCGTGGCGTTGCCGGCGACGTTCCTCATCCGGGCCGGCCAGGTCGACCTGTCGGTCGGAGCACTGGCCGCCACCAGCGGCGTCCTGCTCGCCGGATTCGCCCCCGACCTCGGCAACGTCGGTGCCGTGCTGGTGGCGGTGATCGCGGGTCTGCTCTCCGGGGCGATCATCGGTGTGCTGGTTTGCGTGCTCGGCATCAACAGCTTGGCCGCCACGTTCGCCGCGATGGCGCTGCTGCGGGGGGTCGCCTACCTGCTGCCGGGTGGCCTGGCGGTGACGGCGCCGAACTTCTCGACACTCAGCGCGACGACGTCGGTGTTCGCGCTGAGCGTGCCGGTGCTGATCTTCCTCGGACTGCTCGTCGCAGCCGCAGGAATCCAGGCGCTCACCGGATTGTCGCAGACCCTGTCGCCGCAGCCGTCACCCATCGGGCGGTCCGGGATCCTCGGTCTGGGCCTGCAGGACCGGCCGCTCGATCCCGGCACCGACGAGGCGGACCAGGCCGGATCGTCCCAACAACAACGTGCTGCCCGTCGTCACACCCTGTCCCTGATCGGCATGTTCATCGCCTCGGGGGCAGCCGCTGCACTGGTGGGGATGATCCTCACGTCCCAGCTGGGAACGGGCCTGCCGGCAGCGGCAGGGGGCCTGGAACTCACGGTGCTCACCGCAGTCGTGCTCGGTGGTGGCAGCCTGGCCGGCGGCCGCGGCTCCGTCGCCGGGACGGTGCTTGCGCTGCTGGTCCTCAGTACCGTCGACAACGGTCTCGCGCTGGTGAACATCAGCTCGTACGCCCAGCAGGTCCTGCACGGGGCGCTGCTGGTGATCGCCCTGGTCGCCGACCGGGTGTTCGTGGTACTCCGGGCCCGTCGGGAGCGACGGAGAGCCTGA